Proteins co-encoded in one Populus trichocarpa isolate Nisqually-1 chromosome 10, P.trichocarpa_v4.1, whole genome shotgun sequence genomic window:
- the LOC7468126 gene encoding protein translation factor SUI1 homolog 2, which yields MVLEFEIPSAFDPFADAKQSGTKEYVHIRIQQRNGKKSLTTVQGLPKELSYEKILKTLKKDFCCNGNVVQDKELGKVIQLQGDQRKNVQNFLVNQNIVKKDQIKIHGF from the coding sequence ATGGTGCTAGAATTCGAGATTCCTAGCGCTTTCGATCCATTTGCCGATGCCAAACAGTCAGGGACCAAAGAGTATGTGCACATACGCATACAGCAAAGGAATGGAAAGAAGAGCTTGACTACAGTTCAGGGTCTACCTAAAGAGTTGAGCTACGAAAAGATCCTCAAGACTCTCAAGAAAGATTTCTGTTGTAATGGGAATGTTGTGCAGGACAAGGAACTTGGCAAGGTCATTCAACTCCAAGGTGATCAACGCAAGAACGTCCAGAATTTCCTTGTTAATcagaacattgtgaagaaggaCCAGATCAAGATTCATGGTTTTTGA